The genome window TAACTAGTTTATTTTCTTTAAAAAGTTAATACTATTTTTCCAATTGTTTTTCCTGTTTTTAACAGATCGTGCGATTGTTCTAATGTTTCTTCTGAAATAGTTCCTAAATCATTTGCAATTGTTGTTTTTATTGTCTTTGTATCTATAAGTTGTGATATTTTATTTAAAATATGGTGCTGCTTAATCATATCTTCAGTTTCATAAAGAGAGTGAGTGAACATTAATTCCCAAGAAAATGTTAATGATTTTCCTTTTAATTTCATCAAATCAAACTTATTTTCTGGATCATCAATTGCAACGATTTTTCCAAATGGTTTCATATTATCCGAAATTTGATCAAAATATTGTTCTGTTCCATTAATAAAAAAAGAATAATCAACTTCATTAATGCCTAGTGCTGTTAATTGCGGCAAAAAGTTTTTTGTGTGATCAATAGTAAAATCTGCTCCTAGTGATTTTACCCAGGCTATTGATTCAGATCTTGAAGCCGTTGCTATTACAATACAATTTGTCAGTTTCTTTAGAAGCTGAATGGCCATTGAACCGACACCACCAGCAGCACCAATTAATAAAATTTTCTTAGGTTTAGTGCTTTTATCTTCAGATATTTTTAATTGTTCAAATAATGCTTCAAAGGCAGTTAAAGAAGTTAAAGGAACAGCCGCAGCCTCCTTGAAAGAAAGACTTTGTGGCATATATCCAACAATTCTTTCATCAACAACATGATATTCAGCATTTGCACCTTGACGATTCAATGCTCCTGCATAAAAAACTTTATCGCCAACTTTAAAATTTTTAACATTCTTTCCAACATTTTCAACAACCCCAGCAACATCCCAGCCAATAATATTTTGTTCGGGCATATCTTTTTTCCAAAGTGCTATTTTGTAGTCAGCTGGATTAACAGAAATTGCTGCTACTTTTACAAGAATATCTTGGTCTTTTAAATCAGGCATTGGCAATTCTACTTTTGAAAATTGGATCTTTTCTGTTGAGGGATTATAGAAAGGTCTAAAAGCAAACATAGATTTCTCCTTAAAAATTTAATCTATTTTCATCTCTCTGAATGTAACACTTGTAATTTAGTTATCAATAAAGTAGTTTATTAACATATTGTTTATATTTTATTAACAATAGGAAAAATCTATGAAAATCAATAATTTAGATGAGATAAGAGCTTTTGTGCTCCTTTACCAAGAAAAAAGTTATACAAAAGTTGCTGCTAAATTAAAAATATCTAAGGCTGCTTTATCTAATAAAATAAAAACATTAGAGGAAAATATTCATTTTTCATTATTTCACCGCAGTACAAGAATTGTTACTGCAACTCAAGAAGCAGAAAATTTTTATTCCCATGCTTTAAAAATATTGGATTATGTAAAAGAGCTGGAGTTATCGTATTCAGATATAAAAAAAATGGAAGGTAAAATACACTTAACATGTTCAAACTCAATTGCAGTTAGTTTTTTAGGGAAAGTTATTCCTGAGTTTATGCAATTGTATAAAGATATAAGTATTGAACTAACAGTTACAGATAGTTATTTAGATTTACTTGAAAATAATATTGATCTGGCTATCCGAATAGGAAATTTACCTTCATCTTCATTGGTTGGAAAAAAAATGGGAACAAATAAATTAATTTTTGCATGTTCTCCTGAATACTTGTCAGTTAATTCTTTACCTACCAGTTTAGATGGGTTAAATAAACATAAAATAGCTTATTTAGATATTCATGAAAAATTACAATTTGTTAAATCTAAAATCAAATTAACTAGTTTAAAATGTAAACGTGATTTAAAAACGAATTATTCAAATGTAATTAATCAATATGGGGTAAATGGAGGTGGAATAATCGTGCGATCTTTTTGGGATATAAAAGATTATCTTTCACAAAGAAAACTAATTGAAATTAAATTTGATGATTTTTTAGAAGATTATGGAAATATTTGGCTACTAACGACAAATAGCCGGTATGAAAATTTAAGAATAAAAACTTTATTTCAATTTATATTAGAAAAGTGGAAATTTTACAATAATTAAGCTTTAAATTGTTCACGAAGCATAGTTTTATTAATTGAAAAATTATTTTCATTTAACATCGTTTGGATTTTTATAGGAAGACCCAGAAGATTAATAAATCCTTCAGCTTCACTTTGATTGTAGCATTCATCTTTTTCAAAAGTAGCAAAATTCTTATTAAATAAACTTTTATTAGATTCACAGCCTGCAAAAATGCAATGCCCTTTATATAATTTAAGTTTTATAATTCCTGACACATTCTGTTGTGTATAATCAAAAAAAGAATCTAATGCTTCTCTTATTGGTGTGAACCAAAAACCATCATATATAATTTTAGCATAATCCATTGATAGTTTGTGTTTCATTTGAATTAGCATTTTATCTAAACAAATACTTTCAAGCTTTTCATGAGCCGAGTACAGAATAGTTCCTCCAGGAGTTTCATAAACACCACGTGATTTCATTCCAATTAATCTATTTTCTATAAGATCTATCACACCTATCCCATGTTTACTTCCTAGTTTATTTAATTCTTCTAGAATTAGAATTGGGGATAAATTTATACCATTTAAAGCTACAGGAATTCCTTGATGAAATTCAATATCAATGAATTCAGGAAAATTTTCAGTTTCTTCTAATTTAGAACACATTTCATAAAAATTTGCATTATGTTCACTTTGTATTTCTTCCAGATCACCTCCCTCATGAGAAACATACCAGATATTTTTATCTATCGAATATGGCACTTCTTTTGTAGCAGTAATGGGAATTGATCTTTGTTTTGCAAATTCTATTGCTTCACTTCTTGAAGAAATAGCCCATTTTCTCCATGGAGCAATTATATTTATTTTTGAGTCAAAAGCTTTGATTGCAAGTTCAAACCTGACTTGGTCGTTGCCTTTACCTGTAGCTCCGTGACATATGGCAGTTCCATTTTCAAGTTTAGCAATTTCAACTAGTTTTTTTGCAATTAAGGGTCTTGAAATCGTTCCAAGCAAGTAATGGTTTTCATATTTAGCTCCTGATTTTACAAGTTTCCATAAATATTCAGTAATAAACTCATTTTGCACATCTAGAATATAAGCTTTTGAAGCTCCTGATGTTATCGCTTTTTGTTTTATTCCCTGTATTTCATCAAGACCTTGTCCTAAATTACATGTAACTGTAATTACTTCACAATTATAATTTTCTAACAACCAATGAATCATAATTGAGGTATCTAAACCTCCTGAATAACCAAGTATAATTTTTTGCTGCATTTTTATATCCCTTAAATTGAATAAATATTCAAAAAATGAATATTTATTCAATATGTGAGATTTTTAAAATTTGCAAGTGTGTTTTTCATTAAGTATAAAATTACTTAAAATAATAACAATCTGCCGGTGATGTGCTAGTTACAGGGCATAGTGTTAAAACATCATTTGATTTTGTATAGTTGTAATTACTTTTAAAGAGAACGGCATGGCAAATTGCCACCGATTTTGCACTTTTCAGAACTTTTGTTGCTGCAACTGGATCTTCAAAATAAAAGGTACGAAAGATATTAACAAAGTCTTCAACTGAAAGAATGCTTTTCGAGATGTTTTTTATACTTCCAGATCCTTGATTTCCTACAATATCTGCAGAAATTGCGCACACAGTTCTGTCATAACTTGTAACAGATGCAATAATGGCAAAGGTTTCGCTGTAATTAAAATCATTTTTTGAAAGATTTAATTCAATTACGCCCGTGTTAATTTTTTTTCCAGTATCTTTGTTAAATGAAGTATCCCAAATACTGAAAAGGTTTTTACCTTGATTCTCATCTTTATTCTCAGATTTCCCACAAGAAATTGTCAGAAAAGAAATAATAACAAAACAAATAAACTTAGAAATTTTATCTACCATAATTTAACCCAAACTTATTCTCAAAAACAAATAAAAATAAGTTAAAAATAAAGCAAAAATCTTTTAATAAAATAGCATATTATATTGTTTTTATCAATATATAAAAATTAAATTTATATTAATAAAATTAAATAGTTATTGATGGTTAAAAGTTCGGTTTTATACTTGATAGCTAAGTCTCAAGATAATTAAGATTTTTAGAGAAATGATTTAACATTTTGTTATTGTTAATAAAAATATATACATAGTAATTATTTTAATGCAAATAGGAATTAATATATAATAAAATATTCAAGTCAAAGTTATTATTTAAATTTTCTTTAAGAATAGTTTCTTTAACAGGAACAACTCGTAACATTAAACTAGGCTCATAGATAGCTTCATCTCTGAAAATATCTAATTCATAATAACCCCGAGCAAGATCTTTTTTATTTACTACTAAAGGTATCCAGGGAGAAAATTTATCTTTTGCTGCTTGCAAAAAATGGTAATCACTTCCAAAATTGTTAACACACATTTCTTGAAAATTTTGAATTTTTTGGTCAGCATTTAATTCTGTTACTTCTAAATATCGAATAATCCATGTATGATATCTTCCTAATCCTTTATGAATTTTATATTTTGTTTCTTTATAGACCCCAGATATAGGGATATAATTTTGTGATGAGTCTTTTAGCCATTTCCAATCTTTCTTACTATTTGCACAATAAATGTAGTAATTATTATGTGAGAAAGCTTTACTAAATATAAATAACGAATAAATAAAAATAAAAGTAGCAATTAGTTTTGGATGCATTTTATTCCTGCGTTTTTAAATTTTAATTTGCTTATTAACAATTATTTGCTAAATAAAATTCTAAAATATAAAATTAAACTTATTCTAAATTAAAATTGTTTTCAACTTTTTTAAAGAATTTTATTAAGGGAATTTAGAAATCTAGTAAAAATCAGGGATTTAAGGATTGTATTTCTGTCTCGCCAATTGTTATAGATGCCCCTGAACGGACAGCGGTTTTTTGTTTTTTCCGTAAATGAGGAGGAACATCACTTAAATCAACAGATACTAATTTAGAAACTCCTGGTTCACTCATGGATATACCATAAATTGTATCTAAAACTTCCATTGTTCTCCGGTTATGTGTAATGACAACGAACTGAAATTCATCACTTAAAGCTTCTAGAACAGCATTGAATCTACCAACGTTGGCTTCATCCAAAGGAGCATCGACTTCATCAAGGAAACAGAACGGTGCGGGTGTTGTTTTTAATAAACTAAAAATCAAAGAAATAGCAGTTAAAGCCTTTTCCCCACCACTAAACAAACTCATATTTTGCATTTTCTTTCCGGGAAGACGAACTAAAATTTCAACTCCTGTATTTAGTAAATCATCTTCTTTTAACATATGAAGCTCACCATAACCGTTAGGGAATAGTACTGGGAAGATTTTTTGGAACTCGACATTCACTTTATCAAAAATTTCTTTAAATCTATTTTTTGTATTTTCTTCAATTTCAGTAATGGACAAATAAAGTTCTTGCATTGATCTTTCAATATCTTCTTTTTGAGTAACAAGAAAATTTAACCTCTCAGAAACATCCTTAAATTCTTCTAATGCTCTTTCATTAACAGGTCCGAGATCAAGAATTGCTTGTTGAAGTTCTTTGATTCTACTTTCAAGAATATTTCTTGAATTTTGATCGCTATTCGTTTCTGAAGGTAGATCTTTTATTGACAAAGAAAATTTTTCATTTGCTTCACGAACAGCAGTGTCAATTATTGTTTCATATCTTGCTAATTCCAACATTTTTTCGTTAATAAATTTTTGTTTAGATGCTGCATTATCTTTTTGCGACTTTAATTTGCTTTCATAAACTCTCAGTTCTTCTGATATTTCACTTTCTTCTTGAACTAAATATTCCAACTTATCTTCTAAAATTTTTACTTGTTTTTGATAATTTACTATTTCAATATTAAGATTTTCAAATTCATCTTCTGCATCAGAAATAGCAGATTCTAATTCATCTATTTGACGAATAAAGGAATCAACTTTCTGCTGCATTCTTTTTAACTGATAAACCATTTCATCATAGTATTTTCGATTATTTGCTTGTCTCTCAGTAATAAC of Pigmentibacter sp. JX0631 contains these proteins:
- a CDS encoding argininosuccinate synthase; its protein translation is MQQKIILGYSGGLDTSIMIHWLLENYNCEVITVTCNLGQGLDEIQGIKQKAITSGASKAYILDVQNEFITEYLWKLVKSGAKYENHYLLGTISRPLIAKKLVEIAKLENGTAICHGATGKGNDQVRFELAIKAFDSKINIIAPWRKWAISSRSEAIEFAKQRSIPITATKEVPYSIDKNIWYVSHEGGDLEEIQSEHNANFYEMCSKLEETENFPEFIDIEFHQGIPVALNGINLSPILILEELNKLGSKHGIGVIDLIENRLIGMKSRGVYETPGGTILYSAHEKLESICLDKMLIQMKHKLSMDYAKIIYDGFWFTPIREALDSFFDYTQQNVSGIIKLKLYKGHCIFAGCESNKSLFNKNFATFEKDECYNQSEAEGFINLLGLPIKIQTMLNENNFSINKTMLREQFKA
- a CDS encoding zinc-binding alcohol dehydrogenase family protein, with the protein product MFAFRPFYNPSTEKIQFSKVELPMPDLKDQDILVKVAAISVNPADYKIALWKKDMPEQNIIGWDVAGVVENVGKNVKNFKVGDKVFYAGALNRQGANAEYHVVDERIVGYMPQSLSFKEAAAVPLTSLTAFEALFEQLKISEDKSTKPKKILLIGAAGGVGSMAIQLLKKLTNCIVIATASRSESIAWVKSLGADFTIDHTKNFLPQLTALGINEVDYSFFINGTEQYFDQISDNMKPFGKIVAIDDPENKFDLMKLKGKSLTFSWELMFTHSLYETEDMIKQHHILNKISQLIDTKTIKTTIANDLGTISEETLEQSHDLLKTGKTIGKIVLTF
- a CDS encoding LysR family transcriptional regulator yields the protein MKINNLDEIRAFVLLYQEKSYTKVAAKLKISKAALSNKIKTLEENIHFSLFHRSTRIVTATQEAENFYSHALKILDYVKELELSYSDIKKMEGKIHLTCSNSIAVSFLGKVIPEFMQLYKDISIELTVTDSYLDLLENNIDLAIRIGNLPSSSLVGKKMGTNKLIFACSPEYLSVNSLPTSLDGLNKHKIAYLDIHEKLQFVKSKIKLTSLKCKRDLKTNYSNVINQYGVNGGGIIVRSFWDIKDYLSQRKLIEIKFDDFLEDYGNIWLLTTNSRYENLRIKTLFQFILEKWKFYNN